The sequence TAATTCTTATAAATGACTTGCAGGGCTTAATTGGATTACTTGCCAAGATGGCTGCTGGCTCTACTATTGCATTTAAGGCACTTTTTGAGCTAAATATAAGCAGCACAGTGAAGGACATGCTATCCTCTTATGATCTGTCTCATGGAACACACTCTATTCCCATTTTGGATGGACATTACAGTCAGgtatgtgttgtgatgtttcAATGCCAGATTATCGCTAAAATATAGCTTAATTTGAGCAATTTTTACTGCATTCTTCGCTATGACTAAGCAGGGATCTTTATCTTTTGTTCACAATTCAAAAGCAACGTGCTGTCACCTATAGTGTGGAATCTGGATATTTAAATTGAACATTAGCGATCTATGTATTTGGAATTTAATCACTCTATTAATGGATAATTAGAGTTCTTTTGGAATTTCAATACCAGTTGATTCAAGCTTTCTTGTTATTTAGTAAAGAATTATTTGGTAGAAGTCCATCTAAGTCTGTCCACTTGTGCTTTATCTTTGCCACTTAATCGGGTCTATATTTCTTAGATACATGAAGTTTTGAAGTTATCGAATGAGCTTCTCCCGGCAGTTTGTATAGAACAGGATGGCCAACTAAAGTCAGACAAGGAGGATTTTCTTTTGAGCCATCCCGATGTTCTCCCCAAGTTTGGAGATGATTTACTTCCTATATTGATTCGGGTTGGTACTTTCATAAGTGATTACCTTGAGTTTTTCCTAGTTTTCCTTTCCTACTCTTTCACCTGCCTGTTTTATTTTTAAGCAGGTGGTGAGTTCTGGCGTCAATCTGATTTTATCTTACGGCTGTCTCTCTGTTATCTATAAGTTAGTTCATTTCAGCACGTCTGAGATGCTTCGAAGTTTGCTACAAACTGCTACCTTTTCAAGGTGAAATGGTTTCTTTTCTACTTGGCGACATTTTTTGTCAATGTTTATCTATTTTAATCTGAACATTGAATCTTTTAATCTGAACATTGCATCCTCTTGTGTGGACCGACAGCTTTTTGGCTGGAGTATTTGCGAGAAAGGATCATCATGTAATATTATTGGCTCTTCAAATTGTTGATACTTTAATGCTCAAGCTTCCacattttttcttgaattcctTTATGAAGGAAGGTGTCCTGTTTGCCATTTTGGCACTGATTTCTCCAGATAAAGATTTGAAACTCTTTCCAGTTTTTGATGGCATGTGCCTGGAAACTAATGGAGCACAAAAATCAGCTTTCCGAGAAGTATACAGATGCCCGTGTTATGCATTTGATAAGGGTCAGTCTTCAAAATCTCCAGAAAATGGATGCTGCAAGCTTCAGGAAGACACTGTACATAATCTTGCTAGGCATATTTTGAGTACATTCTTTGAAACTGAATCTATGAACCGTGAGAAAGGTGTCACTAATATTCTTCAGAAGCTCAGAAATTTATCAAGTGCATTAACAACCCTGTTGAGTAACTCCCAGGAGGATGCTACTTGCAGTCAACTGGAAGAAGAGATTTATGGTGTATTGCATCAAATAGTCTCAGAGCTTAATGAGAAAGACTCCATTTCCTCTTTTGAGTTGGTTGAGAGTGGGGTTATTAAAGCACTAGTTACCTACTTATCAAATGGGATGCATCTTGTAGGACAAGAAACCAATGATACAGCCAATCTATGTTACCGTACTGAAAAAAGGTTTGAGGTGTTTGGACGACTACTATTGTCATGCACTGATCCAGCTTTGGAGAAATTCCCCCTTTTGACAATTGTACGAAGATTACAAAGTGCTCTGTCTTCCGTTGAAAATTTCCCTGTTGTCTTAAATCATGCATCTAAGCTGAGAAACTCTTATGCTACTGTTCCATATGGGCGTTGCACTTCATATCCATGTCTCAAAGTTCAGTTTGAGAGGGAAAAAGGGGAGATCTCTCTTCGCGATTACTCTGAAGATATTGTGAATGTTGACCCTTTCTTGCCTCTGGATGCAATTGAAGGATATTTGCGGCCTAGAGTTTGTAACATTGACCCCAAGAATTCGACTGTGTGGTCAAAGGATTTAAAGGAGAATGATAGTGCAAGTTCTCATTCACCATCGTACTCGAGTGATTCAATATACAAATTTGCTAATGGTATCGTGTCTACAGAAATGGTTGTTGATGTTCATAAACCACAggtttattcttttttttagcTGAAGGATTATGGATACGCTTACATCTTATAATTTCTTCGGGGAAAATGAAATTCAGTTATATTACTCAACCTTTCCCTTAATTAGACACGAGTATACATCTGATTtgttctttcttctttacagGATGGAAGGTGGGATATATTGTTGCCTTCACCCAGAGATACAGCAAGTTCTGGACGAGAAATTCTGGATGCAGAGAAAATAACTGGTGTCGATATGGTATGGTGCCTTCTTCTTGGTCATTGCTACATGTTTGTGTTTATTATctgtaattgatatatatttgtgAAACATCCCTtcctttttaactttaaaatataataaatactactatttttttataacattttcTTCTAAACTTCGAAACCATCCAacataaataaactaatatttaaaaaacttaaatgcataaaaatccgtAAATTGTTAATCATAAAACGTAAGTCGacttaaaataatccaacaatttGAGCTtcaaaatcaaacataaaatttccataaaataatcatcaaaattttcttaaactttaaatactaagctaatgcggaaaatagatatttgtctctcgggagtgtactgtcggacccgatccactcaagcgtcggTGCCTCTCTCAACATTATCCTCCCCTGcaaccattcaaacctagtgagtttaatgaCTCAGCAAGTTCTAACCATACGTaccaaataataaatatacaggcactcatgcatttaaaaatcatgtttttatttaaaataggcTGGCATAAAACTTGTAAgtgtaaataaatcataaatcttttCATCATCGTATATAATTTTGGAAGAAGTtcgatccttgaaagtgactatccTTTATCATCCATCCTCTGGTTGACTGATCATCAGTCTATATAAACCATGTACCTGGGGGTGTGGCGTCACTGGGTCGTGGccaaatatgaaaatatgatcgttgggctctctctggggccttctctcgTAAACGagctccttctggggccttttccctcacgatattacttgtaagttcaccgttccTTCTTAAAACAGATCCCCACATATCCTCTATGTCACGTTCAATTCACatcctttaaaatatttttcttttctttttattataaaatattgtatccttcaaaaatcgtaaaatagcatttttcgGAAAAATCGTTTAGCCTTAGCATATACcgtataaatattatattttcatcataaacattttaaaatatcatttagcatatattatgattcttcgggacaCTGCTAGACCTTTCGAACTACCCGGGacgtaaaatgatcgttttccCGTGGACCTCGAACTTCCCAATTTTGacctttttttacttttattgaTTCGAGCTTATCCCATagcatcatataagcttaaatttgacttctgatatttttcttagacgtaaacccgagtTTTTCGATTTAATTACTTGATAGCGAAACCGTAAAACGTTTCGAAcctgaattaattcaaaatttaaaattttctacccgatttttaaacttagacgtttCATCCCTAAACTACCATGTGAGTCATGATTCATCCTCCGTGAACACGGTTCGAGCTCCATCTCTTCCCTAACCGGGCACCCAAAAATCTCGAGACACCTTCAATCAGCCCCTAGCCAAACCAACGCCAGCCCCTTAgacaccctcttaggaccctagtgGACCGCTCACGCACCAGCTCTCGCACCCAGCCAAAACTGTGCGCCTTAGGCCCCAACCGAGCCCTCAACGCTTCCCTATCGTTCTACCCTTGTTTCCAACCACACTAAGAATCTTTAGGACCATGAATCGACCCAACACAGGGCCTTGATCACTGCTGGACAGACCGCATGCAGCCTCCCCTCGCAAGTGTCTAAACCGAACTCAACACATGCAATAATCTTAACCGAGGCTCGGCGCTTTCCACTGTCGTTCCAGCCCTTTTCTACCCTACGTGGGACTCACTTTAGGACTTTTAAAAATCATCCCCCTTCCCCTTAATGGCAGCGAGTCCCTAGGAATTATAACGCGACTCAAACGTGCATTAAAAACTtcgaaactttaaaataaattactcaaAACGTTAAAAAAACTTGATCATcatgtttttcattcaaaatatcataaacatgaataatatggtttgaatggtgcaaaaagaAAGGTTTagaacgtgcctttgcgtttaaaacactTGAAATACGAATATCGAAATGTTAAAACGTCGGTGACGAACGGACGACTATTTCTACCCTTTTTCAATTCTACCATTTTTTCTCGTCTAAACCCCACCGAAAACCCACCTTGGGATGCAAGAGAATCAGGTGATCATTGTTGGAAGAAAGAACGAAGAAGAAcgaaagaggaaaaaaaatcaaaactcccTTTGCTAGCCTTCCTTGTTTCGGCCATTCCTTGAACCTtacgtgaatgtgtgtgtgtgtgcgtgtaggtgtgtgtgtgtCATGGTTCTAAAATTCGCTAGGCGCTAGTTGGGCGCAGACTAGCGCCTAGATCCTAGGCCGCCTAGGCGTCACTAGGCGGATTCCACGGTATCAAGAGACTTGTAATGGTTCTTAAACTAAATTTCAGCTCAAACTTTGTTAAAATCCAATTGACACCTGGTTCATTCCTCCTGCTTAAGGCAGGATCAGAATAATAGGGAACGCaaaagaaatcaaaataaagaaaaaaattacctTTTGGGTCTGGTTCGATTTTCTTATGTGTGCAGAAGTAAATCGACAAAGAAGATGAGAATGGCGTGTTAGGGCAAACGCAAGCCAAAAAATGGTGGTTTTAATTGGGCTTTCAatctcaaaaaattaaaagcacGAGCCTATAATTCTTTCTTATGTCATATtctagtttatttttaaaagcccaaaaaaaattttccgAAAAAACATTAAATGTCTAGGCCCGTATTGACCCGCCTAGGCTCACCTAAGAGCGCCTAGGCACCCTTGCCGCATAGGTTGGCCGCCTATAACCTTTTCGGTGCGGTCAAGCGGCGCCTAGCCCGAGTTTTAGAACACTACTATGtgtttaggtttaggtttaattaaaaaaagcaaaaaggcttttaagtatttaattaatgggcttaattaaccgtagtttttaattaataatttaggcccattaagatttataaaatcattaggtttcaaattaaaaaatttaaaaatatatatttccaaaaaaactacttataaaatacataattccCATGCTcccactaattaatttaaatttgaccttaaaaatgttgaaatttttaattttttttaaaataaatatttttttaaataaaaataaaaatttagcttttaaatctttaacacctTAATCGCTCCGATCCACCGTCCCCGGCCAACCACTGATATTCGCCTCTTTAAATTATGCAATCgaacaaaattacacaattaatcattttgTCACTcgaaatatatcattcatgcatccaaaatcgaaatatatcattcatgcatccaaaatcatttaattaaaatattataacaatTTGATAACCATTTTTTCCATTTCTTTGGTCTCCCATTTAACTATTCTTGTAGAAAATAGTTGTACTTCGGTTTCTCTTCTCCATGTCGATGTCTGTTTGATTCTTTTCTCCGTGATATCTAATCACTTTATGGCTTTGTCTCATATGGTTTCTATTTGATCATGTAAAAGGCTGCTTTTGAGCAAGAGGAGGATAATAATCTTCTAAAGGATGATGCCGTAAAAACAGATCAACCAAGACGCAGTAACAACGAAGATACTTCACAGAAGTTATATTTTTGTTTGGAAGGGCAGCAACTGGACTGTAAATTGACACTGTATCAGTCTATACTCAAACAGCAAAATGAACTAGAACACGATATTATACCGAGTGCAAGTTTGTGGACTCGTATTTATAAAATAACTTACAAAAGAAGTTCATTTCGCCAGCCATCTTCATGTAATTCGGGACCAGTTTTTTCTGAAGTTGATGTGGAGAAATTGCGGTCAGCTGATGACATATTATTCCTTCTGAGGAGCTTGGAAAGAATAAACAGAATGAGACTTCACCAGATGTCTTGTCAGAGAATGCATGTGTTTGCTGAAGGAAGAACGGGTGATTTGGATAAGTTTGATGTAGCAGTTTATGATGTTTCCCAAAATGAATTTGTCAACAGTAAGTTGAGCGAAAAACTAGAACAGCAGATGCGAGATCCTATGGCTGTCTCTGTTGGGGGTATGCCTGCATGGTGTACCCAGTTAATGGCTTGGCACCCATTTTTATTTGCTTTTGAAGTAAAGTGTAAATATTTCCATATTGCGGCACTTGGCAGATCACCAGCTCAAATTCTTCCATCATCTCAAACTTATGATGGAAGTTCTAGCGGCAGGCAGCAAAATCACGGGAACTTTCCACGCAAGAAGTTTTTGGTTAACAGGAATACAATTCTAGAATCTGCTGCTCGCATGATGGAACTCAATGCCCATCAAAAGGTTCTTCTTGAAGTGGAATATAATGAGGAGGTTGGTACTGGTCTTGGTCCAACGCTTGAATTCTATACACTGGTATGCCACGAGTTTCAGAGAAATGGCTTGGGAATGTGGAGAGAAGATCAAGTTGACATGAATGCCGCAGAGGCTGAGAATCCGGGATTTCTGGATTCTCCTGTTGGACTCTTCCCCCGACCTTGGTCACCTTCATTGAGTACAGAAAGTAGCACACAATTTTCAGAAATGATTAAAAAGTTCAGACTTTTGGGTCAAATAGTTGCAAAAGCACTTCAAGATGGAAGAGTTTTAGATCTTCCATTTTCTGATGCTTTCTATAAACTTGTTCTGGACAAGGTATGCTAGTTTTGGTGTTGACAAATGACACGTATGGTTAATGATACATATAACAGTGTATTTGATGCATTCTCTTTTATATAGGAACTTACTGTGCATGACATCCGGTCAATTGATCCTTCATTAGGAAAGGCTTTATTAGAGTTTCAGGCTGTAGTAGAAAGGAAGAGGTGTTTGAGATCCCTTTCTGAAGAAGAATCCCAAGATCCTGGCATAGGCGTGTGTTTACGGAGCATAAAAATTGAGGATCTCTGCCTTGATTTTACTCTTCCAGGGTATCCAGATTATGATCTTGTCTGTGCACCTGATTCAAAGATGGTTAGATTTTCCACTGTCATTCTTCTTTGCCTAAAAATTTGGTTGATAAAATTGGATGCATTcgttatattttaaattgatattaCAGGTAAATCTGGACAATATAGAGGAATATATTACCCTCATAGTTGATGCTACAACAAAGTCTGGAGTTTCTAGACAAGTGGAAGCATTTAAGTCAGGTTTTGATCAGGTTTGTTATCTGTCCATCATGAATGGTTGTTTGCCTTGTTTTTGTGAGATGCACTTTGAATATTTCCTTCTCTTTTCTTTCCTTGTGTGCTATTCACGAGAAATATTGTGTTGATTTTGTTGATGAATCTTTTGCACTTATGAAGTGCCAAtgcttcaaatttttttctatgtagGTAGATCTTGGagtgtaatatatatatatatatatataaaatatgttatCCCAAATATTTGCAACTTGAGTAATCTTTGTGATAATAGAATACCCTTTTCCACCGGCTGACATACAAAGATACTCGGTACGTGTGCAATGAGTTTAGTTGTTCCTGCCATTATCGGTAAATGATCTGTGTGTTGCTTCTTAAGTTTAAAATTCTCGgggtattttgttttttaacttcggtcaactatttaattaagaaaatgacatcttcatgtgtatttcaaatatacaTTAGGAGATCATtctcttaattaaatagttgaccgaatttattttacaaattttcccAAAATTCTCTCCCCGGATTTTAAAGAGCATCCTTTCATATCTTTGCAAGATCTCTTTTTTGTGGACTTGATTtttcatg comes from Primulina huaijiensis isolate GDHJ02 chromosome 17, ASM1229523v2, whole genome shotgun sequence and encodes:
- the LOC140962543 gene encoding E3 ubiquitin-protein ligase UPL4-like isoform X1 yields the protein MENRGQKRTETVDELPADKRACSSFEFRPSTSNSSAQTPMSSAHEAHDAEMETSSSTSGSTRSEVDGEKESTNGSCDSDSSLRDYYRHQSTSDHTKFKKVLSSLSEQFEESVQLALLTELCELLSFCSDSSLSSLMADSFSPLLVKLAKHEGNPDIILLSIRAITYLCDANPRSSGFLVRHDAVPTLCQRLMAIEYLDVAEQCLQALKKISREQPLACLQSGAIMAVLSYIDFFSTSVQRIALSTVVNICKKQNSESPSLFMEAVPILCNLLQYEDRQLVESVATCLIRIVEQVYHSPDMLDEICRHGLVQRAVHLIGLNSRTTLCQLTNTGLIGLLAKMAAGSTIAFKALFELNISSTVKDMLSSYDLSHGTHSIPILDGHYSQIHEVLKLSNELLPAVCIEQDGQLKSDKEDFLLSHPDVLPKFGDDLLPILIRVVSSGVNLILSYGCLSVIYKLVHFSTSEMLRSLLQTATFSSFLAGVFARKDHHVILLALQIVDTLMLKLPHFFLNSFMKEGVLFAILALISPDKDLKLFPVFDGMCLETNGAQKSAFREVYRCPCYAFDKGQSSKSPENGCCKLQEDTVHNLARHILSTFFETESMNREKGVTNILQKLRNLSSALTTLLSNSQEDATCSQLEEEIYGVLHQIVSELNEKDSISSFELVESGVIKALVTYLSNGMHLVGQETNDTANLCYRTEKRFEVFGRLLLSCTDPALEKFPLLTIVRRLQSALSSVENFPVVLNHASKLRNSYATVPYGRCTSYPCLKVQFEREKGEISLRDYSEDIVNVDPFLPLDAIEGYLRPRVCNIDPKNSTVWSKDLKENDSASSHSPSYSSDSIYKFANGIVSTEMVVDVHKPQDGRWDILLPSPRDTASSGREILDAEKITGVDMAAFEQEEDNNLLKDDAVKTDQPRRSNNEDTSQKLYFCLEGQQLDCKLTLYQSILKQQNELEHDIIPSASLWTRIYKITYKRSSFRQPSSCNSGPVFSEVDVEKLRSADDILFLLRSLERINRMRLHQMSCQRMHVFAEGRTGDLDKFDVAVYDVSQNEFVNSKLSEKLEQQMRDPMAVSVGGMPAWCTQLMAWHPFLFAFEVKCKYFHIAALGRSPAQILPSSQTYDGSSSGRQQNHGNFPRKKFLVNRNTILESAARMMELNAHQKVLLEVEYNEEVGTGLGPTLEFYTLVCHEFQRNGLGMWREDQVDMNAAEAENPGFLDSPVGLFPRPWSPSLSTESSTQFSEMIKKFRLLGQIVAKALQDGRVLDLPFSDAFYKLVLDKELTVHDIRSIDPSLGKALLEFQAVVERKRCLRSLSEEESQDPGIGVCLRSIKIEDLCLDFTLPGYPDYDLVCAPDSKMVNLDNIEEYITLIVDATTKSGVSRQVEAFKSGFDQVLSVQHLKVFTEEELERLLCGEHVLWNSDELLDYIKFDHGYTISSPPVVNLLEIMREFDREQQRAFLQFVTGAPRLPTGGLASLNPKLTIVRKHCGKWIDADLPSVMTCANYLKLPAYSTKEVMKEKLLYAITEGQGSFHLS
- the LOC140962543 gene encoding E3 ubiquitin-protein ligase UPL4-like isoform X2; this encodes MENRGQKRTETVDELPADKRACSSFEFRPSTSNSSAQTPMSSAHEAHDAEMETSSSTSGSTRSEVDGEKESTNGSCDSDSSLRDYYRHQSTSDHTKFKKVLSSLSEQFEESVQLALLTELCELLSFCSDSSLSSLMADSFSPLLVKLAKHEGNPDIILLSIRAITYLCDANPRSSGFLVRHDAVPTLCQRLMAIEYLDVAEQCLQALKKISREQPLACLQSGAIMAVLSYIDFFSTSVQRIALSTVVNICKKQNSESPSLFMEAVPILCNLLQYEDRQLVESVATCLIRIVEQVYHSPDMLDEICRHGLVQRAVHLIGLNSRTTLCQLTNTGLIGLLAKMAAGSTIAFKALFELNISSTVKDMLSSYDLSHGTHSIPILDGHYSQIHEVLKLSNELLPAVCIEQDGQLKSDKEDFLLSHPDVLPKFGDDLLPILIRVVSSGVNLILSYGCLSVIYKLVHFSTSEMLRSLLQTATFSSFLAGVFARKDHHVILLALQIVDTLMLKLPHFFLNSFMKEGVLFAILALISPDKDLKLFPVFDGMCLETNGAQKSAFREVYRCPCYAFDKGQSSKSPENGCCKLQEDTVHNLARHILSTFFETESMNREKGVTNILQKLRNLSSALTTLLSNSQEDATCSQLEEEIYGVLHQIVSELNEKDSISSFELVESGVIKALVTYLSNGMHLVGQETNDTANLCYRTEKRFEVFGRLLLSCTDPALEKFPLLTIVRRLQSALSSVENFPVVLNHASKLRNSYATVPYGRCTSYPCLKVQFEREKGEISLRDYSEDIVNVDPFLPLDAIEGYLRPRVCNIDPKNSTVWSKDLKENDSASSHSPSYSSDSIYKFANGIVSTEMVVDVHKPQDGRWDILLPSPRDTASSGREILDAEKITGVDMQEEDNNLLKDDAVKTDQPRRSNNEDTSQKLYFCLEGQQLDCKLTLYQSILKQQNELEHDIIPSASLWTRIYKITYKRSSFRQPSSCNSGPVFSEVDVEKLRSADDILFLLRSLERINRMRLHQMSCQRMHVFAEGRTGDLDKFDVAVYDVSQNEFVNSKLSEKLEQQMRDPMAVSVGGMPAWCTQLMAWHPFLFAFEVKCKYFHIAALGRSPAQILPSSQTYDGSSSGRQQNHGNFPRKKFLVNRNTILESAARMMELNAHQKVLLEVEYNEEVGTGLGPTLEFYTLVCHEFQRNGLGMWREDQVDMNAAEAENPGFLDSPVGLFPRPWSPSLSTESSTQFSEMIKKFRLLGQIVAKALQDGRVLDLPFSDAFYKLVLDKELTVHDIRSIDPSLGKALLEFQAVVERKRCLRSLSEEESQDPGIGVCLRSIKIEDLCLDFTLPGYPDYDLVCAPDSKMVNLDNIEEYITLIVDATTKSGVSRQVEAFKSGFDQVLSVQHLKVFTEEELERLLCGEHVLWNSDELLDYIKFDHGYTISSPPVVNLLEIMREFDREQQRAFLQFVTGAPRLPTGGLASLNPKLTIVRKHCGKWIDADLPSVMTCANYLKLPAYSTKEVMKEKLLYAITEGQGSFHLS